The following proteins are co-located in the uncultured Draconibacterium sp. genome:
- a CDS encoding homocysteine S-methyltransferase family protein, translating into MQNILQNKFILAEGSVNEIIRRSNIKLHPTLANAPLIYKEQKVFLSGIYKSYIQIAEKAGLPIFLTTPTWRTNSERVKASQVRSSINVDACHFMQTIRDEFPNFSQQIKIGGLFGCKNDCYTPEEALSAEEAQEFHTWQINELVKGGVDFLICETIPALSEALGIARAAAQTNTPYIISFVISRQGKILDGTTLAEAIKTIDSSVPKPPLGYAVNCAHPSFLLPEKQDKSIFHRLIAFNANSSSLDHCDLENADCLHVDNIQEWGDQMLELNKKWGVKVLGGCCGSGVEHIEYLVQNR; encoded by the coding sequence GTGCAAAACATACTACAAAACAAATTTATACTTGCCGAAGGTTCTGTAAACGAGATCATTCGGAGATCAAACATAAAACTTCATCCAACACTTGCCAACGCACCTCTAATTTACAAGGAACAAAAAGTATTTCTTTCTGGAATTTACAAAAGTTATATTCAGATTGCAGAAAAAGCCGGGCTTCCCATTTTTTTAACAACACCAACCTGGCGAACCAATTCAGAAAGAGTGAAAGCAAGCCAGGTTCGTTCTTCCATTAACGTGGATGCCTGCCATTTTATGCAAACTATAAGAGATGAGTTTCCAAACTTTTCGCAACAAATTAAAATTGGAGGATTGTTCGGATGTAAAAACGATTGTTACACTCCCGAAGAAGCTTTATCTGCTGAAGAAGCACAGGAATTTCACACTTGGCAAATAAACGAGCTGGTAAAAGGTGGCGTCGATTTTCTGATTTGCGAAACAATTCCGGCTTTAAGCGAAGCGCTTGGAATTGCCAGGGCAGCAGCACAAACTAACACGCCTTATATTATTAGTTTTGTAATTTCACGCCAGGGAAAAATACTGGACGGCACAACACTGGCCGAAGCCATAAAGACAATCGATTCTTCAGTACCGAAACCTCCACTTGGTTATGCGGTAAATTGTGCTCACCCCTCGTTTTTACTTCCTGAAAAACAAGACAAATCCATCTTCCATCGATTGATTGCATTTAATGCCAATTCCTCATCACTCGACCACTGCGATTTGGAAAATGCCGACTGTCTTCATGTTGATAACATTCAGGAATGGGGAGATCAAATGTTGGAACTCAATAAAAAATGGGGTGTGAAAGTTCTTGGCGGTTGCTGCGGAAGCGGCGTTGAACACATCGAATACCTGGTTCAGAACCGATAA
- a CDS encoding cold shock domain-containing protein produces the protein MNKGTVKFFNDTKGFGFIKDAESTKEYFVHISGCKDEIQENDEVTFDLEEGKKGLNAVNVKLA, from the coding sequence ATGAATAAAGGAACAGTAAAGTTCTTCAATGACACCAAAGGATTTGGTTTCATTAAAGACGCAGAATCAACAAAAGAGTATTTCGTACACATCAGTGGATGTAAAGACGAAATCCAGGAAAATGACGAAGTTACTTTCGATTTAGAAGAAGGTAAAAAAGGTCTTAATGCCGTGAATGTAAAACTAGCATAG
- a CDS encoding CCE_0567 family metalloprotein yields the protein MSEEIKELEKLVNKLKFIASQKGGELHDLVEDRLLTDFKDLIPYAETTYAACLAWSKKNKELQEVKRK from the coding sequence ATGAGCGAAGAAATTAAAGAACTCGAGAAGTTGGTTAACAAACTTAAATTTATTGCAAGCCAAAAAGGTGGAGAATTACACGACCTGGTGGAAGACCGCCTGCTAACAGATTTTAAGGATCTGATACCATATGCAGAAACAACTTATGCCGCCTGCCTGGCCTGGAGCAAAAAAAACAAAGAACTGCAGGAGGTTAAGAGAAAATAA
- a CDS encoding GNAT family N-acetyltransferase — translation MQIDGVRYKTFETERLFIRPCMVDDAEFIFKLLNSESWLKFIGDRNVKSVEEACKYIKEKMYPQLKRLGFGNYMVIRKSDDVKLGTCGLNDRVGLEGIDIGFAFLPEFEGKGYAFEAADKIKTAGFELFSLVEINAITLPANKNSRKLLEKIGLRFEKYITLPNDTEELMFYRLVKTENDYS, via the coding sequence ATGCAGATTGACGGAGTACGCTACAAAACATTCGAAACCGAACGTTTATTTATTAGACCGTGCATGGTAGATGATGCCGAATTTATTTTTAAGCTATTAAACAGCGAGTCGTGGTTAAAATTTATTGGCGATCGGAATGTGAAATCGGTTGAAGAGGCATGTAAATACATAAAAGAGAAAATGTACCCGCAACTTAAACGACTGGGTTTTGGCAATTACATGGTAATTCGAAAAAGCGATGATGTAAAATTGGGTACTTGCGGACTAAATGACCGGGTGGGCCTGGAAGGAATCGACATTGGTTTTGCCTTTTTACCCGAATTCGAAGGAAAAGGATATGCTTTTGAAGCTGCGGATAAAATAAAAACGGCGGGCTTTGAACTGTTCTCTCTGGTAGAAATTAATGCGATTACACTTCCTGCCAATAAGAATTCGCGCAAATTACTGGAGAAAATTGGCCTCCGTTTCGAAAAATACATCACACTGCCCAACGACACGGAGGAACTGATGTTTTACCGTTTGGTAAAAACCGAAAATGACTATTCGTAG
- a CDS encoding glycoside hydrolase family 2 TIM barrel-domain containing protein, with amino-acid sequence MKNLIFIFLFLFATVALAQNNEWEDPTFIAKNKMPARATSYSFKSGEQALNGNREESRMISLNGTWKFNFVEKSEDRPLNFFDADVSTWDDIEVPSNWEMHGYGTPIYRNSGYPFGPQLSLEDMEDPIAWYKANYDVPEGLSNSEIYSRFYADVIVKNIPQPPFIDRDNPVGSYAKTFTIPADWNKQKIILHFGGVSSAMYVYVNGKKVGYSQDSRLPAEFDITNFVKTGENKLTVQVFRWSDGSYLEDQDHWRMSGIHREVMLLAQPKVAIEDFFVRTRLDDNYQNALLQIRPTITRGADVDTKDWTLEAELYSPNNEKVLPKPITKDVHSIIYEAYPQRDNVYFGIMEEKISSPEKWSAEKPVLYTLVLCLKDAEGNTVEARSAKVGFREVEIKNGQLLVNGKSIKLYGVNRHDHSHLRGKSVTRNEMEQDVQLMKQFNFNAVRTSHYPNDPYFYDLCDKYGIYVMDEANIETHGLMGYLSNQSEWHMAFTDRVVRMVKRDKNHPSIISWSLGNESGCGPNHASAAGFVKDFDPTRFVHYEGAQGSPEHNDYKAYGSPEYRELGRTANPTDPAYVDVISRMYANLEDLEKLAKSPYISRPIMECEYAHAMGNSLGNFQEYWDLMYAYPNLIGGFIWDWIDQGVTKKDENGNEFFAYGGDFGDKPNDNNFCMNGVIASDRTPKPQTWEAKYVMQPIQFTAVDLENGLIRLLNRFNFSNANEFDFIWTLSENGTQIKSGTINGFSLNPGESKVVQIPLPVINAKANSEYWVHLSIQLKEDKSWAKAGHELAKQQFKLPLETPELASKTNKLAKPQFNETDTNIEVTGKGFKVLVNKASGLISIYESGNSKLINAALTPNFWRPLTDNDERGWRAQNLIGVWEHLPEKLVVKNLEVNAAASSIIAELTYEGLVLKLSYTFAPDGIVKVNFDLTIPENMPEPIRIGMEMGVSTGLQEMSFYGKGPFENYWDRNYAAEVDVFSGTVDDFYYNYTKPQESSNFTCVRWLALTDAAKSGLMVLGENPVQTSVWPYTAENIRVAQHPTELQKADKLTVNISGAMAGIGGNDSWSINARPIEKYRLLDKNFNFTFKLVPVVKAKDLQGIYINSK; translated from the coding sequence ACTTCTTATTCATTCAAATCAGGAGAACAGGCGCTTAACGGCAATCGTGAGGAATCGAGGATGATCTCCCTGAACGGAACGTGGAAGTTTAATTTTGTTGAAAAATCGGAAGACCGCCCACTTAATTTTTTCGATGCTGATGTTTCTACATGGGATGATATTGAGGTACCATCGAATTGGGAAATGCACGGTTACGGCACTCCAATTTACCGTAATTCGGGATATCCGTTTGGGCCGCAATTATCGCTCGAAGACATGGAAGATCCAATAGCCTGGTACAAGGCGAACTACGACGTTCCGGAAGGACTTTCGAATAGTGAAATTTACAGCCGGTTTTATGCCGATGTTATTGTAAAAAATATTCCACAGCCTCCTTTTATTGATCGCGATAATCCGGTAGGATCCTATGCAAAAACATTCACAATTCCCGCCGATTGGAACAAGCAAAAAATTATTCTGCATTTTGGCGGAGTTAGCTCGGCAATGTACGTTTATGTGAATGGCAAAAAAGTTGGCTACAGTCAGGACAGTCGTTTGCCGGCCGAATTCGATATTACAAACTTTGTAAAAACCGGCGAAAACAAGTTGACAGTCCAGGTTTTCCGCTGGAGCGACGGAAGTTACCTCGAAGATCAGGACCATTGGCGAATGAGTGGAATTCATCGTGAAGTAATGCTTTTGGCTCAACCGAAAGTGGCCATCGAAGACTTTTTTGTTCGAACCCGTTTGGATGACAACTACCAGAATGCACTGCTACAAATTCGTCCAACCATAACCCGGGGAGCTGATGTAGATACAAAAGACTGGACCCTTGAAGCGGAACTCTATTCGCCAAACAACGAAAAAGTTTTGCCTAAGCCAATTACCAAAGACGTACATTCCATCATTTACGAAGCTTATCCTCAGCGCGACAATGTGTATTTCGGAATTATGGAAGAGAAAATTAGCTCTCCCGAAAAATGGTCGGCAGAAAAACCGGTGCTTTATACTTTGGTTTTATGCTTAAAAGATGCGGAAGGAAACACAGTGGAAGCACGCTCGGCGAAAGTTGGATTCCGCGAAGTGGAAATTAAAAACGGACAACTGCTGGTAAACGGAAAATCGATAAAACTTTACGGAGTAAACCGCCACGACCACAGTCATTTGCGTGGAAAATCAGTAACTCGAAACGAAATGGAACAAGACGTACAGCTGATGAAACAATTCAATTTTAATGCAGTACGAACCAGCCACTACCCCAACGACCCGTATTTTTACGATTTATGCGACAAATATGGCATTTACGTAATGGACGAAGCGAACATTGAAACACATGGGTTAATGGGCTATTTAAGCAACCAGTCGGAATGGCACATGGCGTTTACCGATCGTGTAGTCCGAATGGTTAAACGCGATAAAAACCACCCCTCAATCATTTCCTGGTCGTTGGGTAACGAGTCGGGCTGTGGCCCAAACCACGCCAGTGCTGCCGGATTTGTTAAAGATTTCGATCCAACGCGCTTTGTTCATTACGAAGGAGCACAGGGAAGTCCGGAACACAACGATTATAAGGCTTATGGTTCGCCTGAGTATCGTGAGCTGGGACGTACTGCAAATCCTACCGATCCTGCATATGTTGATGTAATCAGCCGTATGTACGCCAACCTCGAAGATCTGGAGAAACTCGCTAAAAGTCCATATATAAGTCGCCCGATTATGGAATGCGAATATGCACATGCCATGGGAAATTCGCTTGGAAATTTTCAGGAATACTGGGATTTAATGTATGCTTACCCGAATTTAATTGGTGGTTTTATTTGGGACTGGATTGACCAGGGCGTTACAAAGAAAGACGAAAACGGAAATGAATTTTTTGCCTACGGTGGCGACTTTGGAGACAAACCCAACGACAATAATTTTTGTATGAACGGGGTAATTGCATCCGACCGCACGCCAAAACCACAAACCTGGGAGGCCAAATATGTAATGCAACCCATCCAATTTACCGCGGTTGATCTGGAAAATGGATTGATCCGGCTCTTAAACCGTTTCAACTTTAGTAATGCTAACGAGTTTGATTTTATATGGACTCTCAGTGAGAATGGAACTCAGATTAAATCGGGAACAATCAACGGATTTAGTTTAAATCCGGGCGAATCGAAGGTTGTACAAATACCTTTACCGGTAATAAATGCAAAAGCAAATTCGGAATATTGGGTGCATTTGAGCATTCAATTAAAAGAGGATAAAAGCTGGGCAAAAGCCGGGCACGAGTTGGCAAAACAACAATTCAAATTACCGCTTGAAACACCGGAGTTAGCCAGCAAAACCAACAAACTGGCCAAGCCACAATTCAACGAAACGGATACTAACATTGAAGTAACCGGAAAAGGATTTAAAGTTCTTGTAAACAAAGCTTCCGGTTTAATTAGCATTTACGAAAGTGGAAATTCAAAACTTATAAACGCAGCTTTAACACCAAATTTCTGGCGGCCATTAACCGATAACGACGAACGTGGCTGGCGTGCTCAGAACCTGATCGGAGTTTGGGAACACCTTCCTGAAAAACTGGTCGTTAAAAACCTGGAAGTAAATGCTGCCGCATCAAGTATAATTGCAGAACTTACTTATGAAGGATTAGTGCTTAAGTTAAGTTATACCTTTGCTCCTGATGGAATTGTAAAAGTAAATTTTGATTTGACGATACCTGAAAATATGCCTGAACCAATTCGCATTGGTATGGAAATGGGCGTATCAACCGGGCTGCAGGAAATGAGCTTTTACGGCAAAGGCCCTTTCGAAAATTACTGGGATCGTAACTACGCTGCCGAAGTTGATGTCTTCTCGGGCACAGTTGACGATTTTTACTACAACTACACCAAACCGCAGGAAAGCAGTAATTTTACCTGCGTGCGTTGGCTTGCTTTAACCGATGCGGCAAAAAGTGGTCTAATGGTACTTGGCGAGAATCCGGTACAAACTTCGGTTTGGCCCTACACTGCCGAAAATATTCGTGTCGCACAGCATCCTACCGAACTGCAAAAAGCAGATAAACTAACTGTAAACATAAGTGGTGCAATGGCCGGAATTGGAGGAAACGATTCGTGGTCAATAAACGCACGCCCGATTGAAAAATACCGGCTTTTAGATAAAAATTTCAACTTTACCTTTAAACTGGTTCCGGTTGTAAAGGCAAAAGATTTACAGGGAATTTACATCAACTCGAAATAA